One Pseudonocardia sediminis DNA window includes the following coding sequences:
- a CDS encoding Atu2307/SP_0267 family LLM class monooxygenase has product MHLGIDSFVAAVTDPATEAVVGPQERVAHLLEEIALADQVGLHSFGIGEHHRAEYYDSAPAVILAAAAARTSQIRLRSAVTVLSAADPVRVFEEFATVDLISRGRVELVVGRGSFTEAFPLFGLNLADYDDLFDEKLDLLLKIRENAEVTWSGRLRPALTGQGVYPRPVQERLPVWIGVGGTPQSFVRAGLLGLPLMVAIIGGQPQQFAPLIDLYRRAGAQAGHPPEALRVGLHCFGFLGDDVEKATSAFYPGWAEMFTKVSQERGFPPPNRRQFDATRGPDGAFFVGDPETVAAKCLRVSEQLGGVERINLQMTNPRLAHDDLLHSIELLGTKVAPLVAG; this is encoded by the coding sequence GTGCACCTGGGAATCGACAGTTTCGTGGCAGCCGTGACCGACCCGGCCACCGAGGCAGTGGTGGGGCCGCAGGAGCGCGTGGCGCACCTGCTGGAGGAGATCGCGCTCGCCGACCAGGTCGGGCTGCACTCGTTCGGCATCGGCGAGCACCACCGGGCCGAGTACTACGACTCGGCACCCGCCGTCATCCTCGCCGCCGCGGCGGCCCGGACGTCGCAGATCCGGCTGCGCAGTGCCGTGACGGTGCTGTCCGCCGCCGACCCGGTGCGCGTGTTCGAGGAGTTCGCGACCGTCGACCTGATCTCGCGAGGCCGGGTCGAGCTCGTCGTCGGGCGCGGGTCGTTCACCGAGGCCTTCCCGCTGTTCGGGCTGAACCTCGCCGACTACGACGACCTGTTCGACGAGAAGCTCGACCTGCTGCTGAAGATCCGCGAGAACGCCGAGGTGACCTGGTCGGGGCGGCTGCGCCCGGCGCTGACCGGGCAGGGCGTCTACCCGCGCCCGGTGCAGGAGCGGCTGCCGGTGTGGATCGGCGTCGGCGGCACCCCGCAGTCGTTCGTCCGCGCCGGCCTGCTCGGCCTCCCGCTGATGGTCGCGATCATCGGTGGCCAGCCGCAGCAGTTCGCGCCGCTGATCGACCTCTACCGCCGGGCCGGCGCGCAGGCCGGCCACCCGCCGGAGGCGCTGCGCGTGGGCCTGCACTGCTTCGGCTTCCTGGGCGACGACGTGGAGAAGGCGACCTCGGCGTTCTACCCGGGCTGGGCCGAGATGTTCACCAAGGTCTCCCAGGAGCGCGGCTTCCCGCCGCCGAACCGCCGTCAGTTCGACGCGACCCGCGGGCCCGACGGCGCGTTCTTCGTCGGGGACCCGGAGACCGTCGCCGCGAAGTGCCTGCGCGTGTCCGAGCAGCTCGGCGGCGTCGAGCGGATCAACCTGCAGATGACGAACCCGCGCCTGGCCCACGACGACCTCCTGCACTCGATCGAGCTCCTGGGGACGAAGGTCGCACCCCTCGTCGCGGGCTGA
- the ctaD gene encoding cytochrome c oxidase subunit I, with the protein MTATEPRPITTHFRPARRAARGARFLHMLGTTDPKDIAVLYLVTSFAMFLAGGAMALLMRAELARPEMQFLSTEQYNQLFTMHGTIMLLLYATPILFGFANYIVPLQIGAPDVAFPRLNAFSYWLFLFGALIVLAGFLTPGGAADSGWFAYQPLAGAIHSPGPGQDLWAMGLIVSGLGTILGAVNFVTTIVCMRAPGMTMFRMPVFCWTILVTALLILIAFPVLTAALFAMEADRHLGSHVFDPANGGAVLYQHLFWFFGHPEVYIVALPFFGIISEIVPVFSRKPVFGYKGLVFATIAIGALSVVVWAHHMYATGAVLLAFFSFTSFLIAIPTGIKFVNWIGTLWKGKITYETPMLFAAGFLVTFLFGGLSGVLLASPPIDFHVSDTYFVVAHFHYVLFGTIVFATYGGIYFWFPKMTGRFMDERLGKVHFWLTFVGFHLTFLVQHWLGNEGMPRRYADYLPTDGFTVLNTISSVGAFVLGASTLPFLYNVFSSYRFGRAAEADDPWGFGNSLEWATSSPPPRHNFTELPRIRSERPAFDLHYPHLVQRARAEAHLPGLGRLADRASAHGVGPETVSASDDPKAGRSPGAERGR; encoded by the coding sequence GTGACCGCCACCGAACCCCGACCGATCACGACACACTTCCGTCCCGCGCGTCGCGCGGCGAGGGGCGCCCGGTTCCTGCACATGCTGGGGACGACCGACCCGAAGGACATCGCCGTCCTCTACCTGGTGACGTCGTTCGCGATGTTCCTGGCCGGCGGGGCGATGGCGCTGCTCATGCGGGCTGAGCTGGCCCGCCCCGAAATGCAGTTCCTCTCCACCGAGCAGTACAACCAGCTGTTCACCATGCACGGCACGATCATGTTGCTGCTCTACGCCACGCCGATCCTGTTCGGTTTCGCGAACTACATCGTGCCGTTGCAGATCGGGGCCCCGGACGTCGCGTTCCCACGCCTCAACGCGTTCTCCTACTGGCTGTTCCTGTTCGGCGCGCTGATCGTGCTCGCCGGCTTCCTCACCCCCGGCGGTGCCGCGGACTCCGGGTGGTTCGCCTACCAGCCCCTCGCCGGCGCCATCCACTCCCCGGGGCCGGGCCAGGACCTCTGGGCGATGGGGCTGATCGTGTCCGGACTGGGCACGATCCTCGGGGCGGTCAACTTCGTGACGACCATCGTGTGCATGCGCGCTCCCGGGATGACGATGTTCCGGATGCCGGTTTTCTGCTGGACGATCCTGGTCACCGCGCTACTGATCCTCATCGCGTTCCCGGTGCTGACCGCGGCCCTGTTCGCGATGGAGGCCGACCGCCACCTCGGCTCGCACGTGTTCGATCCCGCGAACGGCGGAGCCGTGCTGTACCAGCACCTGTTCTGGTTCTTCGGACACCCCGAGGTCTACATCGTCGCGTTGCCGTTCTTCGGCATCATCTCCGAGATCGTCCCCGTGTTCTCCCGCAAACCGGTCTTCGGCTACAAGGGACTGGTCTTCGCCACGATCGCCATCGGAGCGCTGTCGGTCGTGGTCTGGGCTCACCACATGTACGCGACGGGGGCGGTGCTGCTGGCGTTCTTCTCCTTCACCAGCTTCCTGATCGCGATCCCGACCGGGATCAAGTTCGTCAACTGGATCGGCACCCTGTGGAAGGGGAAGATCACCTACGAGACGCCGATGCTGTTCGCTGCGGGATTCCTGGTGACCTTCCTGTTCGGCGGGTTGTCCGGGGTGCTGCTGGCCAGCCCACCGATCGACTTCCATGTCTCGGACACCTACTTCGTGGTGGCGCACTTCCACTACGTCCTGTTCGGCACGATCGTGTTCGCGACCTACGGCGGAATCTACTTCTGGTTCCCGAAGATGACCGGCCGCTTCATGGACGAGCGCTTGGGGAAGGTCCACTTCTGGCTGACCTTCGTCGGGTTCCATCTGACCTTCCTGGTCCAGCACTGGCTCGGCAACGAGGGCATGCCCCGCCGCTACGCCGACTACCTGCCCACCGACGGGTTCACCGTGCTGAACACGATCTCCTCGGTCGGGGCGTTCGTCCTCGGTGCCTCGACCTTGCCGTTCCTCTACAACGTGTTCAGCAGCTACCGGTTCGGCCGCGCAGCCGAGGCCGACGATCCCTGGGGATTCGGGAACTCGCTGGAGTGGGCGACGTCGTCCCCACCGCCACGACACAACTTCACCGAGCTGCCCCGGATCCGCTCCGAGCGCCCGGCGTTCGACCTGCACTACCCGCACCTGGTGCAGCGGGCCCGGGCCGAGGCACATCTGCCCGGTCTCGGCCGGCTGGCCGATCGGGCGTCGGCGCACGGAGTCGGGCCCGAGACGGTCTCGGCCTCCGACGATCCCAAGGCGGGCCGTTCGCCCGGGGCGGAGCGGGGCCGATGA
- a CDS encoding TDT family transporter, with amino-acid sequence MTQTDASFFRITAQPVDRPTAPSGGPHRAARVGLLRDLQRPGDFFSNIGPNWYSSIMGTGIVGVAAATLPYQFPGLHTFGVAVWLLASFLLVALTAAWAVHWIRHTDTARGHAHNPVMSQFWGAVAMGVMTVGAGAVKFGGPLVGETGAIGAGWALWGVGTVLGLVTTAWIPYMMIVHHEVGQESAFGGWLMPVVPPMVSAANGALLVPHTPAGLAPTMLVACYAMFGVSLFATLAILPQIWNKLVVHGTGPAATVPTMWIVLGPLGQSVTAANLLGDQAGVLGEPYATGAHVFGILYGVPTWGFAMVWLVLAAAVTIRTARQKLPFALTWWSFTFPVGTCVTGTSALAAHLHLPMLAVAATALYALLVTAWAVVAVRTAHGSLVRGHLLAPA; translated from the coding sequence ATGACACAGACCGACGCCAGCTTCTTCCGGATCACCGCACAGCCGGTGGACCGGCCGACGGCACCGTCCGGCGGTCCGCACCGAGCGGCCCGGGTCGGACTGCTGCGCGACCTGCAACGCCCCGGGGACTTCTTCTCCAACATCGGGCCGAACTGGTACTCCTCGATCATGGGCACCGGCATCGTCGGTGTCGCCGCGGCGACCCTGCCCTACCAGTTCCCCGGTCTGCACACCTTCGGCGTCGCGGTGTGGCTGCTGGCGTCGTTCCTGCTCGTCGCGCTGACCGCGGCGTGGGCGGTGCACTGGATCCGCCACACCGACACCGCCCGCGGCCACGCGCACAACCCGGTGATGTCGCAGTTCTGGGGCGCGGTCGCGATGGGTGTGATGACCGTCGGGGCCGGCGCGGTCAAGTTCGGCGGCCCGCTGGTCGGAGAGACCGGCGCGATCGGCGCCGGATGGGCGCTGTGGGGCGTGGGCACCGTGCTCGGGCTCGTCACCACCGCGTGGATCCCCTACATGATGATCGTCCACCACGAGGTCGGGCAGGAGTCGGCGTTCGGGGGCTGGTTGATGCCGGTCGTACCGCCGATGGTCTCGGCGGCGAACGGTGCGCTGCTGGTGCCGCACACCCCCGCCGGCCTCGCCCCGACGATGCTGGTCGCCTGCTATGCGATGTTCGGCGTCTCGCTGTTCGCGACGCTGGCGATCCTGCCCCAGATCTGGAACAAGCTCGTCGTGCACGGCACCGGCCCGGCCGCGACCGTGCCGACCATGTGGATCGTGCTCGGCCCGCTCGGGCAGTCGGTGACCGCGGCCAACCTGCTCGGCGATCAGGCCGGGGTGCTCGGTGAGCCCTACGCCACGGGCGCGCACGTGTTCGGGATCCTCTACGGCGTCCCCACCTGGGGATTCGCGATGGTCTGGCTGGTGCTGGCCGCGGCGGTCACGATCCGTACCGCGCGACAGAAGCTGCCGTTCGCGCTGACCTGGTGGAGCTTCACCTTCCCCGTCGGCACCTGCGTGACCGGGACCAGCGCGCTCGCCGCGCACCTGCACCTGCCGATGCTGGCCGTGGCCGCGACGGCGCTCTACGCGCTGCTGGTCACCGCCTGGGCGGTCGTCGCGGTCCGCACCGCGCACGGCTCGCTGGTCCGTGGCCACCTGTTGGCACCCGCCTGA
- a CDS encoding DoxX family protein encodes MSSRTSRPPRSQQVARWVAGAGMAFAGISHLTFARDGFQAQVPNWVPMDTDEVVLLSGAVEISLGLGLVALPKERRRMAGLTTAFLVAVFPGNIAQYRNRADGLGLDSDRKRFVRLLVEPLMWATALHAGGLLPTRPGRRR; translated from the coding sequence ATGAGCTCTCGTACGTCACGTCCGCCGCGCAGCCAGCAGGTGGCCCGGTGGGTCGCCGGTGCCGGCATGGCCTTCGCCGGCATCTCGCACCTCACGTTCGCCCGGGACGGCTTCCAGGCCCAGGTCCCGAACTGGGTCCCGATGGACACCGACGAGGTCGTCCTGCTTTCGGGGGCGGTGGAGATCTCGCTGGGCCTCGGCCTCGTCGCCCTGCCCAAGGAGCGTCGGCGGATGGCCGGGCTGACCACGGCGTTCCTGGTCGCGGTCTTCCCCGGCAACATCGCGCAGTACCGGAACCGCGCCGACGGCCTCGGCCTGGACTCCGACCGGAAGCGGTTCGTCCGCCTGCTCGTCGAGCCGCTGATGTGGGCCACGGCGCTGCACGCCGGAGGCCTGCTGCCGACCCGGCCCGGGCGTCGCCGCTGA
- a CDS encoding SRPBCC family protein yields MNTVTSVDNGRRRVARRVLVPTDPGEIFSLLADPHRHEELDGSGTVRAAVSGPSHLRLGDRFSVNMRQLGIPYRITSQVVAIEQDRLIEWRHPLGHTWRWELAYDGGGTVVTETFDYSRSWAARMYEWSGRVERNGRGITATLRQLCERFADR; encoded by the coding sequence ATGAACACTGTTACCAGCGTCGACAACGGCAGGCGGCGAGTCGCACGCCGCGTCCTGGTGCCGACCGACCCCGGCGAGATCTTCTCGCTGCTGGCCGACCCACATCGCCACGAGGAGCTGGACGGTTCGGGGACCGTGCGCGCCGCCGTCTCCGGGCCGTCCCACCTCCGTCTCGGGGACCGGTTCTCGGTGAATATGCGCCAGCTCGGGATTCCCTACCGGATCACCAGCCAGGTCGTCGCGATCGAGCAGGATCGGCTGATCGAGTGGCGTCATCCGCTCGGCCACACATGGCGCTGGGAGCTCGCGTACGACGGCGGCGGCACCGTCGTCACCGAGACGTTCGACTACTCCCGTTCCTGGGCGGCACGCATGTACGAATGGTCCGGCCGTGTCGAGCGGAACGGCCGCGGGATCACCGCCACTCTGCGTCAACTCTGCGAGCGCTTCGCAGACCGGTAG
- a CDS encoding NAD-dependent epimerase/dehydratase family protein: protein MKILVTGALGKVGRATVAAAQAAGHDVTATDQAPPSYGPTDPSAAPYLRADLTDFGQTVDLVGRVRPDAVVHTAGIPEPFQDTEVAIFDTNLPALFHVAEAVRLVGVPRLVAMSSETAPGYMTGDPVLLPDYLPVDENHPLRPREAYALTKVLGEHMLDALVRRQDNAVPVTAVSIRPSLVTTGEMYGDFIKRTREAEIAPSFNQWTFVDADDLGDLALRAATTETPGHEVVYAAQPDNLRGEPLADLVAKAYGDDAPEIRDLERPDSGAISVAKARRLFGWEPRTGLAAR from the coding sequence ATGAAGATCCTCGTCACCGGAGCACTGGGCAAGGTCGGCCGCGCCACCGTCGCGGCCGCGCAGGCCGCGGGACACGACGTCACCGCCACCGACCAGGCCCCGCCGTCCTACGGCCCGACCGACCCGTCGGCCGCGCCCTACCTGCGCGCCGACCTGACCGACTTCGGCCAGACCGTCGACCTCGTCGGACGGGTCCGGCCCGACGCCGTCGTCCACACCGCCGGCATCCCCGAGCCGTTCCAGGACACCGAGGTCGCGATCTTCGACACGAACCTCCCGGCGCTGTTCCACGTCGCCGAGGCGGTCCGGCTCGTCGGCGTCCCGCGGCTGGTGGCCATGTCCAGCGAGACCGCACCCGGCTACATGACCGGCGACCCGGTGCTGCTGCCGGACTACCTGCCCGTCGACGAGAACCACCCGCTGCGTCCCCGCGAGGCCTACGCGCTGACCAAGGTGCTCGGCGAGCACATGCTCGACGCCTTGGTCCGCCGTCAGGACAACGCCGTGCCCGTCACCGCGGTGTCGATCCGCCCGTCGCTGGTCACCACCGGCGAGATGTACGGCGACTTCATCAAGCGGACCCGTGAGGCCGAGATCGCGCCGTCGTTCAACCAGTGGACGTTCGTCGACGCCGACGACCTTGGCGACCTCGCCCTGCGTGCGGCGACGACGGAGACCCCGGGCCACGAGGTCGTCTACGCGGCGCAGCCGGACAACCTGCGCGGGGAGCCCCTCGCCGACCTCGTCGCGAAGGCCTACGGCGACGACGCCCCGGAGATCCGTGACCTCGAGCGTCCGGACTCCGGCGCGATCTCGGTCGCCAAGGCCCGCCGCCTGTTCGGCTGGGAGCCGCGGACGGGACTCGCCGCGCGCTGA
- a CDS encoding DUF3040 domain-containing protein: MTDDTRCPPLGPHERDRLDRVEDGFAADPGLRAALRDGVAPARTPRTGRLAGGLAAGCVAVLVACLVAGPVAALAIALLGLVLLVVMLAACG; encoded by the coding sequence ATGACCGACGACACCCGCTGCCCGCCCCTCGGTCCGCACGAGCGCGACCGGCTCGACCGTGTCGAGGACGGCTTCGCCGCGGACCCGGGGCTGCGTGCTGCCCTGCGCGACGGCGTCGCACCGGCACGAACACCCCGCACAGGACGGCTCGCGGGCGGACTCGCGGCCGGCTGCGTGGCCGTGCTGGTCGCCTGCCTCGTCGCGGGCCCCGTCGCCGCACTCGCCATCGCCCTGCTCGGACTGGTCCTGCTGGTCGTAATGCTCGCCGCCTGCGGCTGA
- a CDS encoding LysR family transcriptional regulator: protein MPLSSRTPEVGALDVLLSVARTGSLGRAAAEQSLSQSAVGSRIKYLEGLLGLALIERSALGSRLTPDGAMVVEWAREVVAAASRLDEGVTALRTGHGSRVRIAASLTVAEYLVPGWLADLRARRPQSVVSLRVVNSAEVARLVLAGEVGVGFVEGPHVPDGLEQEVVARDRLVAVVAPGHEWTRRDGGVTSEELAGTPLVQREPGSGTRETVEQALTDGAGVVDPVVELSSTTAIKSAVRTGAGPAVLSFLAVADDLRRGDLVAVEVVDADLTRRLQVVWASGRRLSAEDRDVVAVARLHPGG, encoded by the coding sequence ATGCCGCTTTCCTCCCGCACGCCCGAGGTCGGCGCGCTGGACGTGTTGCTGAGTGTCGCCCGGACCGGGAGTCTCGGCCGGGCCGCTGCGGAGCAGAGCCTGTCCCAGTCCGCCGTCGGCTCGCGGATCAAGTACCTGGAGGGACTGCTCGGGCTGGCGCTGATCGAACGGAGCGCACTGGGATCGAGACTGACCCCGGACGGCGCCATGGTGGTCGAGTGGGCGCGCGAGGTGGTTGCCGCGGCGTCGCGGCTCGACGAGGGCGTGACGGCGCTGCGTACCGGGCACGGGAGCCGGGTCCGGATCGCGGCCAGTCTGACCGTCGCCGAGTATCTGGTGCCGGGCTGGCTGGCGGATCTGCGGGCCCGTCGCCCACAGTCGGTGGTGTCGCTGCGCGTGGTGAACTCGGCCGAGGTCGCACGATTGGTCCTGGCCGGCGAGGTGGGTGTCGGTTTCGTGGAGGGCCCGCACGTTCCTGATGGGCTGGAGCAGGAAGTCGTTGCCCGCGACCGGCTCGTTGCGGTCGTCGCCCCCGGTCACGAGTGGACCCGCCGCGACGGAGGTGTCACCTCCGAGGAGCTGGCCGGGACCCCTCTGGTGCAGCGTGAGCCCGGCTCGGGCACCCGCGAGACCGTCGAGCAGGCTCTGACCGACGGGGCCGGGGTGGTCGATCCGGTGGTCGAGCTGTCCTCGACCACCGCGATCAAGTCCGCGGTGCGGACCGGTGCCGGCCCTGCGGTGTTGAGCTTTCTCGCGGTGGCCGACGATCTGCGGCGCGGCGATCTGGTCGCCGTCGAGGTCGTCGACGCCGACCTGACCCGCCGGCTCCAGGTGGTCTGGGCGTCGGGCCGACGTCTGTCGGCCGAGGACCGCGACGTCGTCGCGGTCGCCCGGCTCCACCCGGGAGGGTGA
- a CDS encoding YrhK family protein translates to MPRTVRVRSLTVTGESRDLTLDVGRDELVIRRRYETLGIVNDILIGIWFLVGSILFFSDSTTYTGTWLFVIGSVELLIRPIIRLARHVHLRRIRTPMSVRAATGLRSARRVDAEWR, encoded by the coding sequence GTGCCGCGGACCGTTCGAGTTAGGAGCCTGACAGTGACAGGGGAATCGCGGGATCTCACGCTGGACGTCGGTCGCGACGAGCTGGTGATCCGGCGTCGCTACGAGACACTGGGAATCGTCAACGACATCCTCATCGGAATCTGGTTTCTTGTCGGGAGCATCCTGTTCTTCTCCGACTCGACCACCTACACGGGCACGTGGCTCTTCGTCATCGGGAGTGTGGAGCTTTTGATTCGACCGATCATCCGGTTGGCCCGCCACGTCCACCTGAGACGGATCCGGACCCCGATGTCGGTACGGGCCGCTACCGGTCTGCGAAGCGCTCGCAGAGTTGACGCAGAGTGGCGGTGA
- a CDS encoding DUF3040 domain-containing protein, producing the protein MAHNLFDPSPADPPPHGFRLDWRSRRVLGRIERHAAAEDPRLDDLLRGPVDHAARTGRRVGLTLLWLGLAMLAAGLAAQDAGLTAGGCVLLVLAWFPTQFRSAP; encoded by the coding sequence ATGGCCCACAACCTCTTCGACCCCTCGCCCGCAGACCCGCCACCGCACGGGTTCCGGCTGGACTGGCGTTCCCGGCGGGTGTTGGGGCGCATCGAACGGCACGCCGCCGCCGAGGATCCCCGGTTAGATGATCTGCTCCGCGGCCCGGTGGACCACGCAGCACGTACCGGTCGCCGGGTCGGTCTGACGCTGCTGTGGCTCGGCCTCGCCATGCTGGCGGCTGGGCTCGCCGCGCAGGACGCCGGGCTGACCGCGGGCGGGTGCGTGCTGCTGGTGCTGGCGTGGTTCCCCACGCAGTTTCGGAGTGCACCGTGA
- a CDS encoding malate dehydrogenase translates to MYRRPVTVTVTGAAGQISYALLFRIASGDLLGPDTPVRLNLLEVPAALAATDGVAMELEDCAFPLLRSVEITDDPMVAFDGCSVGLLVGARPRGKGMERSDLLEANGAIFGPQGAAINTVAADDVRLLVVGNPANTNALITRANAPDVPADRFTSMMRLDHNRAVARLAGHLGVGSGEVRRMAVWGNHSSTQYPDLTHAEVDGAGVVDRLDPTWVRKDFIPTVAGRGSAIIDARGASSAASAANAAVDQVREWYDGTEGDDWTSAGIVSDGAYGIPEGLVCSVPVRATGVGYDVVRDLDVDPFSRERIEATVAELVAERDAVRAAGLIR, encoded by the coding sequence ATGTACCGCAGACCCGTCACCGTGACCGTCACCGGCGCCGCCGGCCAGATCTCCTACGCCCTGCTGTTCCGCATCGCCTCCGGAGACCTTCTGGGTCCCGACACTCCCGTCCGGCTCAACCTGCTGGAGGTCCCGGCCGCGCTCGCCGCGACCGACGGGGTCGCGATGGAGCTGGAGGACTGCGCCTTCCCCCTGTTGCGCTCGGTCGAGATCACCGACGACCCGATGGTCGCATTCGACGGCTGCTCGGTCGGGCTGCTCGTCGGTGCTCGCCCCCGGGGCAAGGGCATGGAACGGTCGGACCTGCTCGAGGCCAACGGCGCCATCTTCGGTCCCCAGGGGGCCGCGATCAACACCGTCGCCGCCGACGACGTGCGTCTCCTTGTCGTCGGGAACCCGGCCAACACCAACGCACTCATCACCCGAGCGAACGCCCCGGACGTCCCGGCCGACCGCTTCACCTCGATGATGCGGCTCGACCACAACCGGGCGGTGGCACGGCTGGCCGGGCATCTCGGCGTCGGGTCAGGAGAGGTGCGACGGATGGCGGTCTGGGGTAACCACTCCTCCACGCAGTACCCCGACCTGACCCACGCCGAGGTCGACGGAGCCGGCGTGGTCGACCGGCTCGACCCGACCTGGGTGCGAAAGGACTTCATCCCCACCGTCGCCGGCCGTGGCTCTGCGATCATCGACGCCCGTGGTGCATCGTCGGCGGCGTCTGCCGCCAACGCCGCGGTCGACCAGGTCCGTGAGTGGTACGACGGTACCGAGGGGGACGACTGGACGTCTGCGGGAATAGTGTCCGACGGTGCCTACGGCATACCGGAAGGTCTGGTCTGCTCGGTTCCGGTCCGTGCAACCGGCGTTGGCTACGACGTGGTCCGGGACCTCGACGTCGATCCGTTCTCACGGGAGCGGATCGAGGCGACCGTGGCCGAGCTGGTCGCCGAACGTGACGCCGTCCGTGCCGCCGGCCTGATCAGATGA
- a CDS encoding uracil-DNA glycosylase family protein, producing MSCPVALQRVRADVLTCARCPRLVAHRRGVGTGGRADRPVPGFGDPLAGIHVLGMATAARGNPHGRPFTGNRSASFLTAGLHRAGLANSPTSESADDGLALYGVWTSSAVRCPPPSHRPTATERDTCATHLRAEWAALPRLRVVLALGALAWTAALAAAPDTGRVRFAHGREHLLLPGLVLLGSYHPSPQNTHTGVLTPTMLDTVLDRARSLGGGRARRAATTEPEEISP from the coding sequence ATGTCCTGTCCCGTCGCTCTGCAGCGTGTCCGCGCCGATGTCCTGACGTGTGCGCGGTGCCCGCGGCTGGTGGCGCACCGACGCGGGGTCGGGACCGGTGGACGCGCCGATCGGCCGGTCCCCGGTTTCGGTGATCCGCTCGCCGGGATCCACGTGCTCGGGATGGCGACCGCGGCCCGTGGGAACCCGCACGGGCGGCCGTTCACCGGCAACCGGTCCGCATCGTTTCTGACCGCCGGTCTGCACCGGGCCGGTCTGGCGAACTCTCCGACCTCGGAGAGCGCGGATGACGGTCTGGCGCTGTACGGGGTGTGGACGTCGTCGGCGGTGCGTTGTCCGCCCCCTTCCCATCGCCCGACGGCGACCGAGCGCGATACCTGCGCGACCCATCTGCGGGCGGAATGGGCGGCGCTTCCCCGGCTCCGGGTGGTGCTGGCACTGGGTGCGCTCGCCTGGACCGCGGCGCTGGCCGCGGCACCGGACACCGGTCGGGTGCGGTTCGCCCACGGCCGCGAGCATCTCCTGCTGCCCGGACTCGTCCTGCTCGGCAGCTACCACCCGAGCCCGCAGAACACCCACACCGGAGTCCTGACCCCGACGATGCTCGACACGGTCCTGGACCGTGCCCGTTCGCTCGGCGGTGGCCGGGCACGACGCGCCGCGACCACCGAGCCCGAGGAGATCTCCCCGTGA
- a CDS encoding LysR family transcriptional regulator, translated as MPLPPRVADLAPFDLVLSVAELGSMGRAAAAHGVSQAAVSARIRSLERAIGVTVFERSPRGTRLTTTGALVADWARAAVDAAQSLEEGIAALRDADDARLRVAASFTVAEYLLPRWLISLRTRRPDTSVALSTHNSTDVADDVLSGRADLGFVEGPHHSPELDEQVVARDHLTLVVAPDHPWARRRGVDATRLAATPLVTREAGSGTRDHLEHALRDAGAAVIADPVLELSSTTAIKNAAADGVAPAVLSSLAVAGELASGTLVAVGVRGLALHRDLAAVWPRGRPLTGPARDLVELAHRSGTTPRR; from the coding sequence GTGCCTCTTCCTCCGCGGGTCGCTGATCTCGCCCCGTTCGACCTGGTGTTGTCGGTGGCCGAGCTAGGCAGCATGGGCCGCGCGGCCGCCGCGCACGGAGTCAGCCAGGCCGCGGTCAGCGCCCGCATCCGCTCCCTGGAACGCGCCATCGGCGTCACCGTGTTCGAACGCTCCCCGCGCGGGACCCGGCTCACCACGACCGGTGCCCTCGTCGCGGACTGGGCCCGCGCCGCCGTCGACGCCGCTCAGTCGCTGGAGGAGGGCATCGCGGCGCTGCGCGACGCCGACGACGCCCGGCTGCGGGTCGCGGCCAGCTTCACCGTCGCCGAGTACCTGCTCCCCCGCTGGCTGATCAGCCTGCGTACCCGTCGCCCGGACACGAGCGTCGCGCTGAGCACCCACAACTCCACCGACGTCGCCGACGACGTCCTGTCCGGCCGCGCCGACCTCGGCTTCGTCGAAGGCCCCCACCACTCACCGGAACTGGACGAGCAGGTCGTCGCCCGCGACCACCTCACCCTCGTCGTCGCCCCCGACCACCCCTGGGCCCGCCGACGCGGCGTCGACGCCACCCGACTCGCCGCCACCCCGCTGGTCACCCGGGAGGCGGGCTCCGGCACCCGCGACCACCTCGAACACGCCCTCCGCGACGCCGGCGCCGCCGTCATCGCCGACCCCGTGCTGGAGCTGTCCTCCACCACCGCGATCAAGAACGCCGCCGCCGACGGCGTCGCCCCCGCGGTGCTCAGCTCACTCGCTGTCGCCGGGGAGCTGGCCAGCGGGACACTCGTCGCCGTCGGAGTCCGAGGTCTCGCTCTGCACCGCGATCTCGCCGCCGTCTGGCCCCGCGGACGCCCCCTGACCGGACCGGCCCGCGACCTCGTCGAGCTGGCCCACCGCTCGGGCACCACACCCCGGCGCTGA